Sequence from the Thermoanaerobaculia bacterium genome:
GCCGCAGGCGCGCCGCCACAGCTATTTCCGACTCGGGACACTAGCCGGCGCGGGCCGCGCGCCGGCTGCCGCGATAGAATGAGTCGGATGCTCGATTCGATCCGTTCGCCCCTCGACCTGCGGAAGCTGCCCGAAGAGGAGCTGCCGAAGGTCGCCGCCGAGATCCGGGAGTTCATGCTCGATCGTCTCTCGAAGACGGGGGGACACCTCGCCTCCGGCCTCGGCGCGGTCGAGCTGACGATCGCCCTCCATTACGTCTTCGACACGCCCGTGGACCGGATCGTCTGGGACGTCGGCCACCAGACCTATCCGCACAAGATCCTGACGGGGCGGCGGGAGCGATTTGCGACGCTCCGGCAGAAGGGGGGCATCTCGGGGTTCACGTCCCGGGAGGAGTCGGAGTACGACGCGTTCAACGCCGCGCACGCGTCGACGGCGATCTCCGCAGCGCTCGGAATGGCGGTCGCGCGGGATCTCAAGAAGGAGGACTTCCACGTGATCGCCGTCGTCGGCGACGGCGGCCTGACGGGCGGCATGGCCATGGAAGGGTTGAACCAGGCGGGGTATCTCAACCGGAAGCTCCTCGTGATCCTGAACGACAACGAGATGTCGATCTCCGCCAACGTCGGCGCGATGTCGGGATACCTGAACCGGATCGTGTCGGGGCAGATCTACAACCGCGTGCGGGACGAGGCCGGGAAGGTTCTCGAAAAGATTCCGCTCGTGGGCGATCGGCTCCTCCACGTCGCGCGCGAGGTCAAGGACGCGGCCAAGAAGGCGCTCGTGCCCGGAACTTTGTTCGAGGACCTCGGTTTCCGGTACGTCGGACCGGTCCACGGCCATTCGATTCCGGCGCTCGTCTCGGCGCTGCGCGCCGTCAAGGACGCCGACCACCCCGTTCTCCTCCACGTGCGGACGCTCAAGGGGAAGGGATACGCGATCGCGGAGAGCGACCCGGTCAAATGGCATGGCGCGTCGCCGTTCGCCGTGGCGACCGGAGAGTCGCCCAAGAAGGAGGCCGCCGCGCCGCCGCCGCCCTCTTACACGTC
This genomic interval carries:
- the dxs gene encoding 1-deoxy-D-xylulose-5-phosphate synthase, with the protein product MSRMLDSIRSPLDLRKLPEEELPKVAAEIREFMLDRLSKTGGHLASGLGAVELTIALHYVFDTPVDRIVWDVGHQTYPHKILTGRRERFATLRQKGGISGFTSREESEYDAFNAAHASTAISAALGMAVARDLKKEDFHVIAVVGDGGLTGGMAMEGLNQAGYLNRKLLVILNDNEMSISANVGAMSGYLNRIVSGQIYNRVRDEAGKVLEKIPLVGDRLLHVAREVKDAAKKALVPGTLFEDLGFRYVGPVHGHSIPALVSALRAVKDADHPVLLHVRTLKGKGYAIAESDPVKWHGASPFAVATGESPKKEAAAPPPPSYTSVFGRTLVELAEKDPRIVAITAAMPEGTGLDKFAKRFPERFFDVGICEQHGITFAAGLATQGMKPVAAIYSTFLQRAYDQMFHDVCLMDLPVVFCLDRAGLVGADGPTHHGAFDLTYLRVFPNMHVAAPKDEDELRHLLATAFTIGHPVAVRYPRGEGEGAAMEGPPRVLPVGKAEVLRRGKSGAIWAAGNRVMPALRAAERLAEEGIDLTIVNARWVKPLDREAIAETILPGSKLVTVEDHAIAGGFGSAVAEALGQMKIEDVEIVSLGIPDRFIAHATQKEQWREVGIDEEGIVSAAKDVFGAKVARPVAVPRKR